A region from the Triticum urartu cultivar G1812 chromosome 1, Tu2.1, whole genome shotgun sequence genome encodes:
- the LOC125525950 gene encoding CLP protease regulatory subunit CLPX1, mitochondrial-like isoform X2: MYAAARRLLSTRACACATARAPPVASRAPSCYSAAQSKPPPPRFPTPKEIRRGLDQYVVGQDKAKKGGWLCRCSASPCTTTTRGYTASPPPTAHRKPRRPMMILSSKRVTSFCLGQLDQAGYYGEDVESIVYKLLVAADFNVEAAERGIIYIDEVDKLAKKVGCQEERRDVSGEGVQQALLKMFEGTVISVPRKRSQNGLSHGCVEVDTTNILFICGGAFSDLGKIISERLHRCPFGFGTPIRHELGDYALTNALEQSRLLEEIENDDLIAYGLTPEFIGRLPIIVGLTHLTEDQLVQVLREPKNAIGKQHKKLFKMNDVKLHITENALRLIAKKAAVRETGARGLRSIMEGILTEAMFEIPDDAGEGKEKIIAVLVDEESVGTPTRLGCGAKIFRDDGTLELYVYQNNIRVPGLIQRPKCSIICRLCLLVAFSAAKLWFYHTFDCFSSIYT; the protein is encoded by the exons ATGTACGCGGCCGCGCGCCGCCTCCTCTCCACCCGCGCCTGCGCCTGCGCCACCGCGCGGGCGCCCCCCGTGGCCTCGCGTGCGCCCTCCTGCTACTCCGCGGCGCAgtccaagccgccgccgccgcggttCCCCACGCCCAAGGAGATCCGCCGGGGCCTGGACCAGTACGTCGTCGGCCAAGACAAGGCCAAAAAG GGGGGTTGGCTGTGCAGGTGCTCTGCGTCGCCGTGCACAACCACTACAAGAGGATATACAGCGAGCCCTCCACCAACAG CTCATCGCAAGCCTCGGCGGCCGATGATGATACTGAGCTCGAAAAGAGTAACATCCTTCTGCTTGGGCCAACTGGATCAG GCTGGGTACTACGGGGAAGATGTGGAATCAATCGTCTACAAACTTCTAGTG GCTGCTGACTTCAATGTCGAAGCTGCAGAGCGTGGCATCATCTACATTGATGAAGTTGATAAGCTCGCAAAGAAG GTCGGTTGCCAGGAGGAGCGGAGGGATGTCTCTGGAGAGGGTGTCCAGCAAGCACTCTTAAAGATGTTTGAAGGAACG GTGATCAGTGTGCCAAGGAAAAGAAGTCAAAATGGCCTGTCTCATGGTTGTGTCGAG GTTGATACAACAAACATACTCTTCATTTGTGGAGGTGCCTTCTCTGACTTGGGAAAGATTATCTCAGAAAG ACTTCACCGCTGTCCTTTTGGTTTCGGAACACCAATACGTCATGAATTGGGGGACTATGCTTTGACGAATGCTCTTGAACAATCAAGGTTGCTTGAAGAG ATCGAGAATGATGATCTGATTGCCTATGGCCTGACACCAGAATTTATTGGGAGGTTGCCAATAATAGTTGGCTTGACTCATCTCACTGAAGATCAACTGGTTCAG GTTCTCAGAGAGCCCAAGAACGCAATAGGCAAGCAACACAAGAAGTTGTTCAAGATGAATGAT GTAAAATTGCATATTACTGAAAACGCTTTGAGGCTAATAGCAAAGAAAGCAGCTGTGAGGGAAACTGGGGCGAGAGGCCTACGATCTATAATGGAGGGCATTTTGACAGAAGCAATGTTTGAG ATCCCCGATGACGCAGGAGAGGGGAAAGAGAAGATAATTGCTGTTCTTGTTGATGAAGAATCAGTAGGGACACCGACCCGTCTAGGCTGCGGAGCCAAGATTTTCCGAGACGATGGAACCCTAGAACTATATGTTTACCAAAACAATATCAGGGTGCCTGGGCTGATTCAGAGGCCAAAATGCAGTATCATTTGCCGGCTGTGCCTTCTGGTAGCTTTTTCAGCAGCTAAGCTATGGTTTTATCATACATTTGATTGTTTCTCGTCAATATACACGTGA
- the LOC125525950 gene encoding CLP protease regulatory subunit CLPX1, mitochondrial-like isoform X3: MYAAARRLLSTRACACATARAPPVASRAPSCYSAAQSKPPPPRFPTPKEIRRGLDQYVVGQDKAKKVLCVAVHNHYKRIYSEPSTNSSSQASAADDDTELEKSNILLLGPTGSGKTLLAKTLARFAYVPFVIADATAITQAGYYGEDVESIVYKLLVAADFNVEAAERGIIYIDEVDKLAKKVGCQEERRDVSGEGVQQALLKMFEGTVISVPRKRSQNGLSHGCVEVDTTNILFICGGAFSDLGKIISERLHRCPFGFGTPIRHELGDYALTNALEQSRLLEENLLGGCQ; encoded by the exons ATGTACGCGGCCGCGCGCCGCCTCCTCTCCACCCGCGCCTGCGCCTGCGCCACCGCGCGGGCGCCCCCCGTGGCCTCGCGTGCGCCCTCCTGCTACTCCGCGGCGCAgtccaagccgccgccgccgcggttCCCCACGCCCAAGGAGATCCGCCGGGGCCTGGACCAGTACGTCGTCGGCCAAGACAAGGCCAAAAAG GTGCTCTGCGTCGCCGTGCACAACCACTACAAGAGGATATACAGCGAGCCCTCCACCAACAG CTCATCGCAAGCCTCGGCGGCCGATGATGATACTGAGCTCGAAAAGAGTAACATCCTTCTGCTTGGGCCAACTGGATCAG GTAAGACACTCCTGGCAAAAACGCTCGCTCGCTTTGCGTATGTGCCCTTCGTGATTGCTGATGCAACAGCAATTACACAG GCTGGGTACTACGGGGAAGATGTGGAATCAATCGTCTACAAACTTCTAGTG GCTGCTGACTTCAATGTCGAAGCTGCAGAGCGTGGCATCATCTACATTGATGAAGTTGATAAGCTCGCAAAGAAG GTCGGTTGCCAGGAGGAGCGGAGGGATGTCTCTGGAGAGGGTGTCCAGCAAGCACTCTTAAAGATGTTTGAAGGAACG GTGATCAGTGTGCCAAGGAAAAGAAGTCAAAATGGCCTGTCTCATGGTTGTGTCGAG GTTGATACAACAAACATACTCTTCATTTGTGGAGGTGCCTTCTCTGACTTGGGAAAGATTATCTCAGAAAG ACTTCACCGCTGTCCTTTTGGTTTCGGAACACCAATACGTCATGAATTGGGGGACTATGCTTTGACGAATGCTCTTGAACAATCAAGGTTGCTTGAAGAG AATTTATTGGGAGGTTGCCAATAA
- the LOC125525979 gene encoding uncharacterized protein LOC125525979, giving the protein MAALGSKLAQLQAKACEATRFVARNGCAYHKTLMEKNKQFVVQPPTVEKCQELSKQLFYTRIASLPGRYEAFWKEADQVKQLWKNRKDLNVEHAGIIALFGLELYGWFCVGEIAGRGFTLTGYSV; this is encoded by the exons ATGGCGGCGCTGGGGTCCAAGCTGGCGCAGCTGCAGGCCAAGGCCTGCGAGGCGACGCGGTTCGTGGCCAGGAACGGGTGCGCCTACCACAAGACCCTCATGGAGAAGAACAAGCAGTTCGTCGTGCAGCCGCCCACCGTCGAGAAGTGCCAGGAGCTCTCCAAGCAGCTCTTCTACACCCGCATCGCCAG CCTCCCCGGCCGCTATGAGGCATTCTGGAAGGAGGCGGACCAAGTGAAGCAGCTGTGGAAAAATAGGAAAGATCTGAACGTGGAGCACGCGGGCATCATCGCTCTGTTCGGCCTTGAGCTCTACGGGTGGTTCTGCGTCGGCGAGATCGCTGGCCGGGGTTTCACCTTAACGGGCTACAGCGTCTGA
- the LOC125525950 gene encoding CLP protease regulatory subunit CLPX1, mitochondrial-like isoform X1, translated as MYAAARRLLSTRACACATARAPPVASRAPSCYSAAQSKPPPPRFPTPKEIRRGLDQYVVGQDKAKKVLCVAVHNHYKRIYSEPSTNSSSQASAADDDTELEKSNILLLGPTGSGKTLLAKTLARFAYVPFVIADATAITQAGYYGEDVESIVYKLLVAADFNVEAAERGIIYIDEVDKLAKKVGCQEERRDVSGEGVQQALLKMFEGTVISVPRKRSQNGLSHGCVEVDTTNILFICGGAFSDLGKIISERLHRCPFGFGTPIRHELGDYALTNALEQSRLLEEIENDDLIAYGLTPEFIGRLPIIVGLTHLTEDQLVQVLREPKNAIGKQHKKLFKMNDVKLHITENALRLIAKKAAVRETGARGLRSIMEGILTEAMFEIPDDAGEGKEKIIAVLVDEESVGTPTRLGCGAKIFRDDGTLELYVYQNNIRVPGLIQRPKCSIICRLCLLVAFSAAKLWFYHTFDCFSSIYT; from the exons ATGTACGCGGCCGCGCGCCGCCTCCTCTCCACCCGCGCCTGCGCCTGCGCCACCGCGCGGGCGCCCCCCGTGGCCTCGCGTGCGCCCTCCTGCTACTCCGCGGCGCAgtccaagccgccgccgccgcggttCCCCACGCCCAAGGAGATCCGCCGGGGCCTGGACCAGTACGTCGTCGGCCAAGACAAGGCCAAAAAG GTGCTCTGCGTCGCCGTGCACAACCACTACAAGAGGATATACAGCGAGCCCTCCACCAACAG CTCATCGCAAGCCTCGGCGGCCGATGATGATACTGAGCTCGAAAAGAGTAACATCCTTCTGCTTGGGCCAACTGGATCAG GTAAGACACTCCTGGCAAAAACGCTCGCTCGCTTTGCGTATGTGCCCTTCGTGATTGCTGATGCAACAGCAATTACACAG GCTGGGTACTACGGGGAAGATGTGGAATCAATCGTCTACAAACTTCTAGTG GCTGCTGACTTCAATGTCGAAGCTGCAGAGCGTGGCATCATCTACATTGATGAAGTTGATAAGCTCGCAAAGAAG GTCGGTTGCCAGGAGGAGCGGAGGGATGTCTCTGGAGAGGGTGTCCAGCAAGCACTCTTAAAGATGTTTGAAGGAACG GTGATCAGTGTGCCAAGGAAAAGAAGTCAAAATGGCCTGTCTCATGGTTGTGTCGAG GTTGATACAACAAACATACTCTTCATTTGTGGAGGTGCCTTCTCTGACTTGGGAAAGATTATCTCAGAAAG ACTTCACCGCTGTCCTTTTGGTTTCGGAACACCAATACGTCATGAATTGGGGGACTATGCTTTGACGAATGCTCTTGAACAATCAAGGTTGCTTGAAGAG ATCGAGAATGATGATCTGATTGCCTATGGCCTGACACCAGAATTTATTGGGAGGTTGCCAATAATAGTTGGCTTGACTCATCTCACTGAAGATCAACTGGTTCAG GTTCTCAGAGAGCCCAAGAACGCAATAGGCAAGCAACACAAGAAGTTGTTCAAGATGAATGAT GTAAAATTGCATATTACTGAAAACGCTTTGAGGCTAATAGCAAAGAAAGCAGCTGTGAGGGAAACTGGGGCGAGAGGCCTACGATCTATAATGGAGGGCATTTTGACAGAAGCAATGTTTGAG ATCCCCGATGACGCAGGAGAGGGGAAAGAGAAGATAATTGCTGTTCTTGTTGATGAAGAATCAGTAGGGACACCGACCCGTCTAGGCTGCGGAGCCAAGATTTTCCGAGACGATGGAACCCTAGAACTATATGTTTACCAAAACAATATCAGGGTGCCTGGGCTGATTCAGAGGCCAAAATGCAGTATCATTTGCCGGCTGTGCCTTCTGGTAGCTTTTTCAGCAGCTAAGCTATGGTTTTATCATACATTTGATTGTTTCTCGTCAATATACACGTGA